The genomic region CCGGCGCACCAGACCGGCTGCCAACGCATTCGCGTAGATCACTCGTCCAGCAGCATCTAGCACGAAAAGTGCTGATGGCATGCTGACAAGCAGGGTTTCCAAGGTTCTGGGAGGCAAAACAGGGGTGAATGAAGTCATGGAAAGTCCTTCAGTCGCCATACGCCGGGTTACGAACTTCGGTAGAGAGGGTAGGCCGCGGCCCGGACGGCTCGGCGTGTTTAGAAAGTGGTTCCGGGCGTCCGAACAGATACCCCTGAAAGTAAGTGCATCCCACCTTCAGTAGGAGATCTGCCTGCTTGGGGGTCTCGATGCCCTCCGCCACAGTCGGAATTCCAAGCGCCCTGACGAGTGTCATGATCCCTCGCATCACCTCCAGCGCCCGCTTCCCAGCGGGCGTGTCCTCTCCGATTGGTGCAGTGAAGCTACGATCAATCTTCACGAGCTGGATCGGCAGGTTCGTCAACGCTGTCAGGCTGCTGTAGCCGTTCCCGAAATCGTCCAGCGCTGTTCGCACTCCCAGCATATTCAACTCATGAAGCACCGCAGCGAAGCGGGGTTCCAGCATGCTGCTCTCGGTAAGTTCCAGCCAGATTCGCTGCGGCTCAACGCCACTCTCCGTCAGGACCCGCCGCAGGTGCTCCGCGAAATCCACTTGCCGGATCTCCAGGGCGCTGACGTTCACCGAGACCCTCTGAAGCTGCCCTGTTTTTACGGCATCGACCGCCTGACGAAGCACCCAGCGGCCGATCGGCACGATCAGCCCGGAGGTCTCAGCCAACGGAATGAAGTCCAGCGGGCTCACCATCCCCGAGGGCCTGATCCAGCGGAGCAGCGCTTCATGCGCCACCACAGCCTGACTCTCGGCATGCACCACCGGCTGGAAGTACAGCTGCAACTCATCCTGTTCAAGTGCCCGGTGAAGAGCGGTCAGACGCTCCACCTGGAGCGTGGTTCGCTGATCCTCTTGCCGCTGAAAGGACGCGTAGCCTCCACCCGCCCGTTTGACCCGGTACATGGCGGCGTCCGCATGGCCCAGCAGGGCGTCCAGTTCCCTTGCATCGTCCGGGTACACGCTCAAGCCCAAACTCCAGTGGACGAACACCTCCTGACCCGAAATCACGAACGGCACCGCGAAAGCGTCTTGCAAGCGCTTCGTCACCAGGGCAATGTCCGCAACCGAGGGAACATCGGTGAGAAGCAGCACGAACTCGTCTCCGCTCATCCGGGCCACCACGTCGCTGATCCCCACGGCTTCTTTCAAGCGGTGCGCGACGTCTTTGAGGAGTTGATCACCCTCAGCATGACCGAAGGTGTCGTTGATCAGCTTAAAGCGGTCGAGATCCAGGAGCCCCACCACCACCTTTTCCCCGGAGACGTCGGCGCGCCTGCAGGCTTCAGTGAGGTGCTGGCGGAACTGAACGCGGTTGGGAAGACCGGTGAGTGCATCGTTCATTGCCACATGGCCGAGCTCGAGGAGAGCCTGACGCCACTTCAACTCGGCCATCGCCATCTGGGCGAAGGACGCAAGCAGGACCTGTTCTTTCTCGCTAAACTCCCGAGGTTCCGTTCCGATGACGCAGAAGGTGCCGATCTTCTGGCCCTCAGGCGTAACGAGGGGGGCCCCGGCGTAAGAGCGGATGTGTGGCTCGCCGAGGACATTGGGATAGGTGCGAAATTGCTCGTGCTGGGTGGCGTCCGGGATGACCGTCACGCCGTCCTGAGCGATCGCGACCGAACAGAACGATTCGCTGCGGGGCGTCTGAGACATCGCAAGGCCGTGGGTGGCCTTGAACCACTGCCGGTCCTCTCCAACGAAAGTGATCAGGGCCATGGGCATGTCGAACACGCGGACGGCCAACTGCACAAGGTGATCGAACTGCGGTTCTGGGGGCGTATCGATGATCGCGAAGCGGTGGAGGGCAGCCAGCCGCAACTGCTCAGCTGTAGGCAGGACGACCTCCGACAATCCGCTGGGGTCTGTGCCATGGGTGAGAGTCACAAGATACTATATTAATAATTACTTTATATTTTTCTTAAACTGTGTCTATTCAACTAGACTTAATTCGGGCATACAGTTGCTGTCCAACGTAGATCCTTCTGGCTTCCGGAGAGCTAAAGATACGCTGGTAAACTGCTAGCATGCTGAGCTTTATTCAGCTTCTGGACGAAGAAAAATGTCTCGAGGTTATGCGGCAACTCCGTTGGCCCGATGGGGCGTGACGTGCCCGCACTGCCACGCGCCGCATGTCGTCAAACAAGGCCAGGACCTCTGTACCGGACATCTTGCCTTTAAACTCTGTCTGGCATGGGAAATGGAGTCCTCAGCAGCTTGATCAGGCAGGCTGACTCGGGCAACATCCAGCGCAGCGCATTGCAGAGACGTTCGGCGCCGTAGCGCACGAGACTCATGGCCGAGCGGCCATGAGCTTTCACCTTGACCGGCACCTGTGCGTGGAGCCACACCCCTACCCGCAGGCAACTGACCCAGGCCAGGATGACCAGCCCGAACAGGCGTTCCAGCCGAGTGGCTTGAGTGATGCCGGTGCGCTCCAGGTCAAAGCCGCGGACCTTGAGGCTGGCGAAGGTACACTCCACGGTCCAACGCGCCCGGTATAGAACGCAGGTGTCCCATACGCTGAAATCCGTTGCGATCGCCACCAGATCCCCTGCGGGGGATCTGGTGGCCACGACCTGCATCACCTCACCGTACACGTAGGCCTTCTCGGCGAGGCACCGCACCTCCCCAACCTTCAGATCACCGAACCATGTGTCCACGCGGAGCTCGTCGACGACGGCATTCTTCCGGATACGGATGGCCCGCTTGATCCCCTTCCGTCTCAAGAAGCGGAACCACTCGCCGCCGATAAATTCCCGGTCGGCGACCAGGCCCTTCCAGCGGGCCACTGGAAGGGCCTTGAGCAGTCTGGAGATCAGCTGAATTCGCCTCACCGTGCCGCTGTTGCCATCGTGATCGAGGGCGGTCCAGACGAGAGGCACCGTATATCCGTGAAGGACGACTCCAAGGACCAGGAGGTTCAGGGGTGACTCGCCACGCTCCCAGGTGGTGCGGTCCATGCTCAACAGCAACTTCCCTGGGGGCAACAAGGCCAGGAGAAACGCCAGGAAGACGGGCTCTGTGAGTTGAGGATCCCGGCAGCCTCGTTCCACCCGACGTCTCTTCGCCTCGATCGAGCTGATTCCGGGGAGGTGGGCGCACAGGTCACTTTGATTTACGCTCCTGGCCGTGACCATCGCGAAGACGATGTCCACGACACGCTGCAGCGTGTCGTGGCGCAGGAAAGGGACGCAGGCTTTGAAGTGGTGGGTCAGTTCGGTACGCTGGAGATCGGCGGGTTTTGAGGTCGTCACACACCCAAAACACCGCCGATTGTCGTGCTGGTTCGCGACCCTTCACACGTTCAGGGATTTCCCGTCCAGCACAACCTCAACTCGAAGATGTCCGGTACAGAGGGCCAGGACGATACCCAACGGTTTAGACAGCGATATCGCTGTCTGAATTGCTAGAGGCTGCCAGGAACCCTACCCAAGAAAGGGCCTGATTTTCGCCAACATCAGAACGCAAGCAGCGACGAAATGAAAGCCGATAAGAGTGGAAGAAAGGCGTTCCAAATCTCGTCCCAGGCGACGAAAGCGTGATAACCACGCCAGGGAACGCTCGACCACCCAGCGCCTCGGGAGCAGCACGAAGCCACGTGAAGCGTCTGAACGCTTCACGACCATCAGTTCGATATTGCTCTGCCTGGCCGCGTCCTGAGTCGCTTGTCCGGTATCGCCCTGATCCACGAAGGCGACTTCCAGCATCCCGCCGGTGATCGCCTGTGCTTCTCGGCACAGGTCTTTGACCTGTGCCCGGTCCTGTTCATGCGCTGGGGACGTCATCAGGGTCACGAGGTGGCCCAGCATATCGACGACCAGATGGACTTTGGTGCCCTTGCGCCGCTTGGCGCCGTCATACCCGGCACGATGGCCGCTCTCTGGCGTGCTCTGTAGGGTTCGACTATCCACGATGATTGCGGTGGGTTCCCCACCGCGTTGCTGCTGCACTCGGGTGAACAGTCGCAGGTCATGCACGGCGTTTTCAAAGCAGTGGGCAGCGAACCAGCGCTGAGCCTGAGATCGCACGATCTCAGGCGGGGGAAAGTCATGCGGTAAATATTCCCATTGCGCTCCAGTGCGGCTCATCCAAAACAATGCGTTCAACACGTCTCGGAGGGGATATTTCCGCTGTGGAGCGTGTTCTGGACTCAGGGCCAGATACGGCAGCAGAAAGTGGTACGTCTCGTCATCGACATCGCTGGGGTAGGCACGTCGCGTCATACCCGATGCTGAACCCAGCAGATTCCCTCCCGCAATTTTGGATGGCCTGTCTTCCAGCCTCTAGCCCAGAAACCTGGTTTGGGTGAACCGAACTGTGTATTGGCGCCCAGGGGTGGATTTCTGTTCCTGCATTAGTCGCACCCCAGGGAGGCTCAGCCACGCCTTGACCCATGTTGGCCAAAATTCGGCCCTTCGCCAGGTTAAGCCCTACGACAGCTGCCCTCGCTCGTGAACCGCTGGCATGGCCGCGTTCTCATCCTCCAGAATCGTCCCCATCATGTGTAGGCGGCGGCCCTGCTCAACGAGCGTGGTGGCAAAGCTCTGCCGTTTCCCGCGACACACGCAGGTTCTTGAGTTCGTCGCACAGACTTACCACTTGCCGCCCGTCATCGCCGCGATCCCCTACTTCATGCGGCCATCCTCGGCCCATCATGGCTGTCACAACTTGCGAGTGGGCGTGACACGACTGGCCCGGCGTCCGAGGCTCCCTTTCAGACGGCGGGCGACGGCCTGAACACATCTCCGGCAGGTGAGCGGCCCGATGACCTGAGGCTCTTCAGCGTAAAGCTGCGGTCCACGGCCACACAGCGCCGCGCCATCTGAAAGGCGCACCAGATGCGTCGCGCCGCCGGGCGCAAGCTGAAAGGCGTACGGCCCGCTGAAGTGGTGACGGGCCGCGATCTCGGCACAGGCCTGCTCAAAGGGGAGGTCGCGCAGGTCCGCGTGCTGCGGCGCGGTGTGGTGACGCAGGGCGGCGGGAGACTGGGGTGCGGCCATGGTCAGCACTGTAGTGCGGCGATGGAACAGCATTTCAGCAGCCGTCATACGCCTGGGACTGTGGTCAACACCCCGGGCCTGCCCGATGATCGACACGTTTCGCTCGCCTTCACCTGCGCAGGCGTGGAGCCGCTCATCACGCAGAACCCGAAGCACTGTCCAGGCAAGACCAGGCGCCAGCTCCGTTACTCTGCCGGGAGCAGCGGGTTAAGCCGCCGCTTGAGGCGGCCAATCTGCTCCGGCAACCCCGAACGGGCGGTGGCCTCCAACAGCTCGCGGGTCAGCGCCACCGCCCCGATCTCGCCACTCCGGGCCAGGTGTTCGAGCTGGCCCCACTGCCCGGCGTTCAGATGCTTTTTGAGCAGCACCTGCAAGGTGCTGCGTTGGGCCGCCCACTGCACTTCTGGGGACGCCGCACCAAGTTGGTCCAACTGCGCCTCGGTCCTGGCCTGCGCCGCCTGTTCAGCGGCCACCTTCTGCTGGCCCAGGCGATTGGTCCGCTCCTCGCGCTGCCGTTCAGGCGTGACGAAGTCGGCAGGCAGATCGTACTTGGCCGGATGCTCCAGAAAATCGGCCACCAGTCCACCCGGATTGCGCACCCCACCCTGCATGGCCCGCCGATGTTCAAGAAAACGCAGGGCTTCTTCCACCCGCTCGGGATGCTGCCCCGCCAGCGCGGTGGCCCGGGCCACCGTCACCCCCGCGTTTCGCAGCAGCCGCACCAGCGTTGGATCCGCCGCATCTACATCTGCAAAGGTGTAGTGGGCCACCGCCGCCTTGCCTCGCCCCTCGATTACGGCGCGCTCCAAGTAGTGGTTGGCCAGCAGCTCCTCATGTGCCGCCCCCAGCGCCCGGCGCACCAGATCGCTGCGGTCCGTGGTCAGTCCGGTGGCCTGCCGCCACTCGGTCAGCGGCACCTGGAGTTCCCTGAGCATCTGGCCGTCGTCCTGCCGACGGTGTGCCTGAAGGGTGCGGTACAGCGCCCGTGCGGGCGGCTGTTCCAGACGGTGCAGCAGCTGCCCGTCCAGGACCTGTGAGCTTCCGGCCCGGATGCTGTCGGCCAGTTGCTCGCCCAGCCGGATGCTCAGCGTCGCCTCGCTTTCCAAGGCACTCAGCTCACCGTCGTCCTCACTGTCGCGGTAGCGCAGCCCTTCGAAGAAACGCACCCCCACATTGTCCCAGCGCACCCTCTGGGTGCCCGCCAAAGACGACTTGCGGCCCACGATCACGCTGGTGAAATACAGCCGCCGGATGCTCTGACGCAGGCGGTGGTAGTTCTCCCCGTTGTTGGCCAGGCCCATCAGCTCGCGGACCTCGTACGCGGTGGTGTGGACCCAATTGTCATCGGGACAGCCTTTGACGACAAACAGCGTTTCGAGCGACACCAGCGTATCGGTGTCGATGCCGTGTGGGCGGCCCTGGGGCGTAATGGCCTCGATGCGGAAGGTGCGGGCGTTCACCGTGAACTCGGTGTTCCAGGTGGTCACGCTCTGATCCACACGCGAGTGCATGCTGATGACCCCGAACCGGGCGAAGTTCAGCTCGTCGTGCAAATTGGGGGTTTTGGGCTTCTTCGCCACGCTTGGCTCCTGTTGTTGTTTTTAACTGATGTAAAGATATAAAAAGACAACAACAAGGGGCGTGGCCCACACTGTCCAGGACGCTGTTTTAGCTCAACATCCCGCAAAGGTGTCGCTATTTTGTCCCTCCTTCCCGCAAAGGTATCGCTACTTTCAGGAGGGTTTCACGCGAAGGTATCGTTACAGCGACAGAACTGATCTGCATCCTTCAAAAACTCGGAAAAGCCCTGTGGGATGACAACTCCGGGTTTTCCCGCAAAGGTATCGCTAGTGGGCCATTGGGGCTATCCCGCAAAGGTGTCGCCAGATAGACCCCAGTTCCCGCAAAGGTATCGCTATCCGTACCAACTGGTTTTCTGCTGTGCTGGACCGCGAAATCACCGATTGCAAGATGCGATCCCTCAAAGGTGTCGCGGTCAGGGGACACATCAAACTTCCTCTGGCCGCCCAAGTTTCCCGCAAAGGTGTCGCTATGAAGTGCAGATCGGTGCTCGCATCTCCACCCAGTTCTACGGTGCGCCTTTGTCCTGAGCCTGGTGGCCGCCCACGTCCTCTCGCTGAAGACCAGTCGCCAAAGAAAAAGCCCCACACTCGGTGGGGTGGTGTTCCCGCCGCACATGGGCAGGTCCTGCTGTTGCCACCAACCTAACCCGCGCGCTGTCACAGGAGCATGACGTTCGTCCTGCCTATTAAGAAACGCTCTGTGCGGCTGCCAGTCGTTGAAAAACGCTCGGGGTAATCAGAGAGAACCTTGCCCGGCTGGATCCATCCTCCCTGCGTCCAGTCCTCAAGTTTCAGGTCCGGCACCCGCGCGAACTCGCGGGTGTTATTGGTGACCAGAATCAGGCCGTGAGCAAGGGTCGTGGCCGCGATCTGGAAATCCAAGGGCCCGATGGGCTGCCCGATCTTTTCTAATCCGGCCCGAACCCGTCCGTAGGCGTCCGTGACCTGCGAATCAAAGGGCAGCACCACCAGTTGCGAGGCGAAATCCAGCACGGCGGCGAGATTGTGGTCCAGGCGCGCACTTTTATAGACCCCGTGCAGCAACTCAGCTTCGGTGACGGCGCTCAGGCCCACCTCGCCGGGACGCAAACCTTCTCCAGCCGCCAGCCGCGTTTTTGCAGCCCGCTGTCTTGCCCGGCCACGACCGTGGTCAACGTTCGCCCAGGAATTCGTTCAGGCGCACCAGCCCTGCATACTCACTGCCGCTGAAAACGTTTCCAGTCGCTCTCTGTCCAGAGAACACCAGCACAGTCTGGTGACTTCCGGCGTGATACCAGCGCGCCAGCAGGGTGCCGTCTGTGTAAGTCACCATCCGCATTGAACTGTACCCGGCACGCTCCAACAGACCGGAAAGGCTCTGCATCCGCTGCTCACACTCGGCGCGGGTCAGGGCGTTACCGGCCATTGCAGCCATCTGTGTGCCGAGCGTGTCAGCCTGGCTGGCGTGTACGTGGCCACCTAGCAGGGCGGTTGTGACCATGAGCAGCGAAGCGCGGACGCAAAGGGAAGTGCGCATGATGGATCCTCCGGGGGCAGGTGTTGACCTGCCAGCGCGCTCCACACCGGGGGTGTGGACGCCGAGTGGGGCCACGAGTGATTGCCAGGAACGGGGCGGGAGCGGGAGACCCGACAGCCAGTTCTCTCCTTCCGCAATCAGCACAACGCTGATGTCCCACCGTAGACCGGAGGCCTCAACGGGGACATCCCCAGAATCAGGGCCCTGGTAAAAATAGGTACGTTGGTGCTGGCCTCACCTCTGCACGGGCGGGGTTCAGGTATGCGCGCAGGCTAGTTACGTCAATTCGGTCTCGCTCTCGGATCCGTCCATACCGTTTTGCGCCGCCCAGCGCGCCAGTTCAACGCGGTTATGCAGGCCGAGTTTCCCCAGCATGTTCGTGACATGTTTGCTGACCGTCCCCGGGCTGATCGTCAGCAGCTGAGCAATCCGTTTGTCGGAAGCGCCCTGGACCAGACACCGCAAGACTTCCTGTTCACGCGCGGTCAGGTCGCCTTTTGAATCTACGGACGGCTTGATGACTCCAGTCCGGCCGCTCTTCCCTTCAAGCCAGGCCTCGATCTCAGGCTGCAGGCCCTGGAGATCAAGGCGAGCCCCAGCCGCCCGCTCCATGTCATACCTGCGGCCCAGCAGGGCAGGCAACTCCGTCTCCAGGCGGCGCACCTGCGGTATGAAGCACACTGTCCACGGTTTTCCCAGAGGAGCGCGCACCGCTTCTGCCAGACCGAACAGCCGAGCCGCGAACCTGTCCAGGCCTGCCTCCCGTGCGTAACTGGCCAGAACCAGCAGCATCATGGCGCTCAGGCCGGGCATCTGCAGCTGCTGGGCGGCATTCCAGGCCTCCCTCACAAGGTCCACCGGCATCATTCTGACTCCATCCAGGAATCCGGCCCAGACCCGCAGCATCAGAATGAACGCGACGCCGTTGCGGTAGCCTGTCTGTTCTGCCAGGGGCTGCGCCCGCTCCAGATATGGGCGTGCCCGGTCGCTCTGACCCATCCGCATGTAGACCACAGCGGTGTTGTGAAGGGTTTCGCTCAGCAGGTAGGCGTCACCAGCCGCCTCGAACCGGGCGGCCAGCTGACCCAGAAGGCTGAGCGCCTGTTCAAAGTCATCGAGACCAGAATGGACGCTCGCGAGAATCCGCAGGGCATGCGTCTCGCCTGCCTCGTCACCCAGCCGACGGTACAGGGCGGCCGCTTCTTCAAGTGTTTCTGCAGTCGTGTCCAGACGCTGAAGGTCCTGCTCGCAGTAGGCCCGCGTGCACAACACGTCTGCTCTCAGCTTGGGTTCCTCATGGGAGCCGGGGAGGGCCAGGGCCCGCCTGGCCCACTCGAGTTCCACCTGCAATTGGTCCGCGCCTTCCCAGTAAGGGGCCAGGGCCTGCACCAGGCGCAGCGCTTCCCGGCTCCGGTGACGGTCCATGAACCAAGCCAGTGCCTCGCTCAGGTTCGCCTCTTCAACCTGGAGCCTGGCCTGCCAGTCCGGCGTCAGCCGTTCGACGTCCCGCTCTGCACCCTCCGCCAAGTGCAGGAAATACGTGGCATGCCGGTCCCGCAGCGTGTCGTCTTCAGCGATTTTGAGCCGTTCAGTGGCAAATTCCCGAATGGGTTCCAGAAGGAACCATCTGGACTCACTTCCGCGCCTCTGTTCGTGGAGCAAATCCGATGACTGCACCAGGCTGTACTCCACCAGACGAATCAACTGCTCCCGCGGGTGCGGCAGGTCAGTAACCGCCGTCAGCGCGTCCAGGGTAAACCCGCCAATGAACGTGCCGCATGCGGTGAATACCTGACGTTCCTCCTGGGTCAACAGGTCGTAACTCCACCCGATGGCATCCCGCAGAGACCGTCCGTGGTGGGGACCATCGCTGGGTCCGGCAGTCAGCACTTCCAGAGGACGCTCCAGCCAGGACAGCAGACCCGCGGGCGTCACCACACGTAACCGGGCGGCGGCAAGCTCCAGGGCCAGTGGAATGCCGGCCAGCAAGACACAGATGCGCTCCACATCCACCCGGTTGGTGCCGGTCATGGCAAAGCGTGGGTTTGCAGCCTGAGCGCACACTGTGAACATCTCGACGGCCCCACTTGTGCCCTGTGACCCCGCAGCTGCCGGGAGGCTCAGGGGGTTGAGGTACAGCTCGTGTTCGCCGCGCAGATGGAGGACGGTCCGGCTGGTGACCAGCACGCGCAGATCGGGCAGCAGCGCCAGGAGCTGGCCAACGGCTGATGCGGCGGCCACCACATGTTCGAAATTGTCGAGGATCAGGAGCAGGGGGCCAGGGCCAATGGCCTGAACGATGGCGGCGACGCCTGGTCCCGAGGCCCGCACAGCGGCCGCGATGGTGGGCAGCACCTGAGCTGCGTCCCGAATCGGAGCCAGATCAACCCACAGCGCACCTTGAGCAAAGGTGGGCCCCAGATGGTGCGCGAGCTCTAGCGCGAGCCGGGTCTTGCCGATGCCTCCAGGCCCACGGAGGGTCAGAAGACGGACATGAGGTTGAGCGAGCAGGTCCTGGGCGAGGTGAACGTCAGGGGCGCGGCCGATCAGTGGGGTGGAGGGTAGGGGCATCCCTCCGGACTCGCCCACAACATGTCGGGCGTTCATACTCAAGTATAGGGGCTTCCTCGTGACGCCCCAGGCATCTGCTTCATGCGGCGGTTGCTTGCAACTGGGGTCAGCTGCTCAACTTCAACTCCGTATTGTCGAGGCAACCCCAAGACAGTGTTTTACCTGTTCAAGACGCGCTTGACCTGTACGGCACTCCACGGGCCACCTTTGCGGGTCTTGAAGCCGTGGGCCTCGAGCTGGGCGGCAACCGCGCGCAGGCTCAACCCCTGGCTCCGCAACGTACCGGCGTACGCTGCAACGGGAAGCCCCCATCCGCCAGCGCCCCGGCCACGCCCCAGTGGTGGGCTGGATGAACGGCCAGGGACGAAAGGTATGCGGAGGGTAAGTCCTGATCGTCGAGATGAATAGACCCGAATGAAACTGTGCCGGTGCCACCCAGGTCTCCGTCCCTGTCCGCCGCCACAGCGACCGTCGCGTCACGGTGTAGGGCGGTGATGGGGCGAGGATGAAGTGCTGGGTGAACTGCATCTGTCCGGTACCTGGCT from Deinococcus aerolatus harbors:
- a CDS encoding IS5 family transposase, with the translated sequence MTRRAYPSDVDDETYHFLLPYLALSPEHAPQRKYPLRDVLNALFWMSRTGAQWEYLPHDFPPPEIVRSQAQRWFAAHCFENAVHDLRLFTRVQQQRGGEPTAIIVDSRTLQSTPESGHRAGYDGAKRRKGTKVHLVVDMLGHLVTLMTSPAHEQDRAQVKDLCREAQAITGGMLEVAFVDQGDTGQATQDAARQSNIELMVVKRSDASRGFVLLPRRWVVERSLAWLSRFRRLGRDLERLSSTLIGFHFVAACVLMLAKIRPFLG
- a CDS encoding replication initiator protein A; translated protein: MAKKPKTPNLHDELNFARFGVISMHSRVDQSVTTWNTEFTVNARTFRIEAITPQGRPHGIDTDTLVSLETLFVVKGCPDDNWVHTTAYEVRELMGLANNGENYHRLRQSIRRLYFTSVIVGRKSSLAGTQRVRWDNVGVRFFEGLRYRDSEDDGELSALESEATLSIRLGEQLADSIRAGSSQVLDGQLLHRLEQPPARALYRTLQAHRRQDDGQMLRELQVPLTEWRQATGLTTDRSDLVRRALGAAHEELLANHYLERAVIEGRGKAAVAHYTFADVDAADPTLVRLLRNAGVTVARATALAGQHPERVEEALRFLEHRRAMQGGVRNPGGLVADFLEHPAKYDLPADFVTPERQREERTNRLGQQKVAAEQAAQARTEAQLDQLGAASPEVQWAAQRSTLQVLLKKHLNAGQWGQLEHLARSGEIGAVALTRELLEATARSGLPEQIGRLKRRLNPLLPAE
- a CDS encoding IS4 family transposase, with the protein product MVTARSVNQSDLCAHLPGISSIEAKRRRVERGCRDPQLTEPVFLAFLLALLPPGKLLLSMDRTTWERGESPLNLLVLGVVLHGYTVPLVWTALDHDGNSGTVRRIQLISRLLKALPVARWKGLVADREFIGGEWFRFLRRKGIKRAIRIRKNAVVDELRVDTWFGDLKVGEVRCLAEKAYVYGEVMQVVATRSPAGDLVAIATDFSVWDTCVLYRARWTVECTFASLKVRGFDLERTGITQATRLERLFGLVILAWVSCLRVGVWLHAQVPVKVKAHGRSAMSLVRYGAERLCNALRWMLPESACLIKLLRTPFPMPDRV
- a CDS encoding recombinase family protein; the protein is MRSQGLSLRAVAAQLEAHGFKTRKGGPWSAVQVKRVLNR
- a CDS encoding LuxR C-terminal-related transcriptional regulator, producing MTGTNRVDVERICVLLAGIPLALELAAARLRVVTPAGLLSWLERPLEVLTAGPSDGPHHGRSLRDAIGWSYDLLTQEERQVFTACGTFIGGFTLDALTAVTDLPHPREQLIRLVEYSLVQSSDLLHEQRRGSESRWFLLEPIREFATERLKIAEDDTLRDRHATYFLHLAEGAERDVERLTPDWQARLQVEEANLSEALAWFMDRHRSREALRLVQALAPYWEGADQLQVELEWARRALALPGSHEEPKLRADVLCTRAYCEQDLQRLDTTAETLEEAAALYRRLGDEAGETHALRILASVHSGLDDFEQALSLLGQLAARFEAAGDAYLLSETLHNTAVVYMRMGQSDRARPYLERAQPLAEQTGYRNGVAFILMLRVWAGFLDGVRMMPVDLVREAWNAAQQLQMPGLSAMMLLVLASYAREAGLDRFAARLFGLAEAVRAPLGKPWTVCFIPQVRRLETELPALLGRRYDMERAAGARLDLQGLQPEIEAWLEGKSGRTGVIKPSVDSKGDLTAREQEVLRCLVQGASDKRIAQLLTISPGTVSKHVTNMLGKLGLHNRVELARWAAQNGMDGSESETELT
- a CDS encoding sensor domain-containing phosphodiesterase, translating into MTLTHGTDPSGLSEVVLPTAEQLRLAALHRFAIIDTPPEPQFDHLVQLAVRVFDMPMALITFVGEDRQWFKATHGLAMSQTPRSESFCSVAIAQDGVTVIPDATQHEQFRTYPNVLGEPHIRSYAGAPLVTPEGQKIGTFCVIGTEPREFSEKEQVLLASFAQMAMAELKWRQALLELGHVAMNDALTGLPNRVQFRQHLTEACRRADVSGEKVVVGLLDLDRFKLINDTFGHAEGDQLLKDVAHRLKEAVGISDVVARMSGDEFVLLLTDVPSVADIALVTKRLQDAFAVPFVISGQEVFVHWSLGLSVYPDDARELDALLGHADAAMYRVKRAGGGYASFQRQEDQRTTLQVERLTALHRALEQDELQLYFQPVVHAESQAVVAHEALLRWIRPSGMVSPLDFIPLAETSGLIVPIGRWVLRQAVDAVKTGQLQRVSVNVSALEIRQVDFAEHLRRVLTESGVEPQRIWLELTESSMLEPRFAAVLHELNMLGVRTALDDFGNGYSSLTALTNLPIQLVKIDRSFTAPIGEDTPAGKRALEVMRGIMTLVRALGIPTVAEGIETPKQADLLLKVGCTYFQGYLFGRPEPLSKHAEPSGPRPTLSTEVRNPAYGD